One Euphorbia lathyris chromosome 1, ddEupLath1.1, whole genome shotgun sequence DNA segment encodes these proteins:
- the LOC136227631 gene encoding oleosin 1-like gives MADQISTQTRDQQPPSYQVVKAATAVTAGGSLLVLSGLVLVGTVIGLTIATPLLVIFSPVLVPAVITVGLIITGFLASGGFGVAAISVLSWIYRYVTGKKPPGAESLDQARLKLAGKAREMKDRAEEVGQQVRRAHIP, from the exons ATGGCTGATCAGATTTCTACACAGACAAGGGACCAACAGCCCCCGTCTTACCAGGTTGTCAAAGCAGCAACCGCCGTGACTGCCGGTGGTTCCCTCCTTGTCCTTTCCGGTTTAGTATTAGTTGGAACTGTCATTGGTCTGACCATAGCTACCCCATTGCTCGTCATTTTCAGCCCTGTACTTGTTCCGGCTGTAATCACAGTTGGTCTCATCATTACTGGGTTCTTGGCCTCCGGCGGTTTCGGTGTTGCTGCAATTTCTGTTCTCTCCTGGATCTATAG GTATGTGACTGGAAAGAAACCACCAGGGGCAGAGAGTTTGGACCAGGCAAGGCTGAAGCTGGCAGGGAAGGCGAGAGAGATGAAGGATAGGGCAGAAGAGGTTGGACAACAAGTGAGGCGTGCACACATCCCTTAG